The Diaphorobacter ruginosibacter genome contains a region encoding:
- a CDS encoding bifunctional nicotinamide-nucleotide adenylyltransferase/Nudix hydroxylase, whose protein sequence is MYDTAILIGRFEPVHTGHLALLTHALQAARQVIVIVGSAFQARSPKNPFSWEERADMLLGSLEEHERARVDVVPVRDYYDEARWVHAVRKAVEGHTSPGTRIGLVGHFKDASSSYLSAFPGWELISLPRQGEIDATMIRNAYFGATGQTAPIALAPFHDVLPPSTRGLLERFAGQPEFKELQNEWRMLRGYREAWASAPYAPVFVTVDALLRCNDQILLIRRAHAPGRGLLALPGGFIEQRESIWQSCLRELVEETHCDVPAESLRQALREVHVFDHPDRSQRGRTITHAHYFDLGRRAALPEVRADDDAAQVVWVPIQEIASHEAAFFEDHFQILNHFLKEQIQTDL, encoded by the coding sequence ATGTACGACACCGCCATCCTCATCGGCCGCTTCGAGCCCGTCCACACCGGACACCTTGCGTTGCTGACACATGCACTTCAGGCCGCCAGACAGGTCATCGTCATCGTCGGCTCCGCGTTCCAGGCGCGCTCGCCCAAGAACCCGTTCTCTTGGGAGGAACGCGCCGACATGCTGCTCGGCAGCCTTGAAGAGCACGAGCGGGCGCGCGTTGACGTCGTTCCCGTGCGCGACTACTACGACGAGGCGCGCTGGGTGCATGCGGTCCGCAAGGCCGTTGAAGGGCATACGTCACCCGGCACGCGCATCGGCCTGGTCGGCCACTTCAAGGATGCCAGCAGCAGCTACCTGAGCGCCTTCCCAGGCTGGGAACTCATCTCCCTTCCCCGGCAGGGCGAGATCGACGCCACCATGATCCGCAACGCCTATTTCGGCGCTACCGGGCAGACCGCGCCCATCGCGCTGGCACCGTTCCACGACGTCCTGCCGCCCTCGACCCGCGGCCTGCTGGAGCGATTCGCGGGACAACCGGAGTTCAAGGAACTCCAGAACGAATGGCGCATGCTGCGCGGCTACCGCGAAGCCTGGGCCAGCGCGCCCTATGCCCCGGTTTTCGTCACGGTCGACGCACTTCTGCGCTGCAACGACCAGATCCTTCTAATCCGCCGCGCGCACGCACCAGGGCGCGGCCTGCTCGCCCTGCCCGGCGGTTTCATCGAGCAGCGCGAAAGCATCTGGCAGTCCTGCCTGCGCGAGCTCGTGGAAGAAACGCACTGCGACGTGCCGGCCGAGTCCCTGCGGCAGGCACTCAGGGAAGTCCACGTCTTCGACCACCCCGACCGCAGCCAGCGCGGCCGTACGATCACCCACGCACACTATTTCGATCTGGGCCGGCGCGCCGCACTTCCAGAGGTGCGGGCCGACGATGACGCCGCCCAGGTCGTGTGGGTGCCCATCCAGGAAATCGCAAGCCACGAGGCGGCATTTTTCGAGGACCATTTCCAGATCCTCAATCATTTTCTCAAGGAACAAATCCAAACGGATTTGTAA
- a CDS encoding tetratricopeptide repeat protein yields MAKISKASVIFAILLIAAILCVYGPGLNNQLIFDDLRLVELNFFDAYGSLLQFKQRMLSYGSFVWVQDLFGEGWWKQRIFNLVLHVLTVGALYALFKSLLSRTQFPHDIEHQDHFQASRDAALRVGLIVFALNPVAVYVVGYLIQRSILMATLFAVLACFTYVRGLETGRIGWFIGAVLCYVAAALSKEQAALTVAMAVPLYIYVRRPTWKKIMIVSGATAAVLALAVGAVLSIYGNLIGNLIDNQSVAYLKQLQAIDPNIGGKVYGLSILNQAALFFVYGFLWVIPYVGAMSIDMRPAFPMSFGSALHLIGALAYVALLLTSIWVVLRKDGVLRFAALCLLFPLLWFATEFATVWLQDPLVLYRSYLWAVGIPGLIAIVLTGFKPRTIYIIGVILALVFGGLAAERVMSMQTPESVWEDAASKVDLKAPANAVGRYRPYLNLGTERMARGRFVQAERDFITADALNDLNGNARFSIGVAQSQQKKYPDAIRSFKAAEDKGYTGQTLWYQRAEVYAALGHPKEAFDAYGTALTTGGSDVNDNEGAKQLTEQIHLRRAEMGMSIQKYDDAVKDYEAALKTSPQSSRARVGLAMALTGKGESAKAKEQMDALIAKTPSGPAFYARAMAQYGLKNIAEALKDLDQATQADPANAQRYAMAKAQISSASAPKQ; encoded by the coding sequence ATGGCAAAAATCTCCAAGGCTTCCGTCATATTCGCGATTCTGTTGATCGCTGCCATATTGTGCGTCTACGGACCGGGCCTGAACAATCAACTGATCTTCGACGATCTTCGCCTTGTCGAGTTGAATTTCTTCGACGCCTACGGCAGCCTGCTGCAATTCAAGCAGCGCATGCTGTCCTATGGCAGCTTCGTCTGGGTGCAGGATCTGTTCGGCGAGGGCTGGTGGAAGCAACGTATCTTCAACCTCGTGCTGCACGTCCTGACAGTCGGCGCGCTCTACGCGCTGTTCAAGTCCCTGCTGTCACGCACGCAATTCCCGCACGACATCGAGCATCAGGATCACTTCCAGGCTTCGCGCGATGCGGCCCTGCGTGTGGGGCTGATCGTTTTTGCACTGAATCCCGTGGCCGTCTATGTGGTCGGCTATCTCATCCAGCGTTCGATCCTGATGGCCACGTTGTTCGCCGTCCTCGCCTGCTTCACCTACGTGCGCGGGCTCGAGACAGGCCGTATCGGCTGGTTCATCGGCGCGGTGCTCTGCTACGTGGCCGCTGCGCTGTCCAAGGAACAGGCCGCGCTCACCGTGGCGATGGCCGTGCCGCTCTACATCTATGTGCGCCGCCCCACCTGGAAGAAGATCATGATCGTGTCGGGTGCCACGGCCGCCGTGCTGGCGCTCGCTGTCGGCGCCGTGCTCAGCATCTACGGCAACCTGATCGGCAACCTCATCGACAACCAGTCGGTTGCCTACCTCAAGCAATTGCAGGCCATCGACCCGAACATCGGCGGCAAGGTCTACGGGCTCAGCATCCTGAACCAGGCTGCACTCTTCTTCGTCTATGGCTTCCTCTGGGTCATCCCCTATGTCGGCGCCATGTCCATCGACATGCGTCCGGCGTTTCCGATGTCCTTTGGCTCGGCGCTGCACCTGATCGGCGCGCTGGCCTACGTCGCCCTGCTGCTCACCTCGATCTGGGTCGTGCTGCGCAAGGATGGCGTGCTGCGTTTCGCCGCACTGTGCCTGCTGTTTCCGCTGCTCTGGTTTGCGACCGAATTCGCCACCGTCTGGCTGCAGGATCCGCTCGTGCTCTATCGCAGCTATCTCTGGGCCGTCGGCATTCCAGGCCTGATCGCGATCGTGCTGACCGGCTTCAAGCCGCGCACCATCTACATCATTGGCGTGATCCTGGCGCTCGTCTTCGGCGGGCTCGCTGCCGAGCGCGTAATGTCCATGCAGACCCCCGAATCCGTCTGGGAAGATGCCGCCAGCAAGGTCGACCTGAAGGCCCCCGCCAATGCGGTCGGCCGCTATCGACCCTATCTGAACCTGGGCACCGAACGCATGGCCCGCGGCCGGTTCGTACAGGCTGAGCGGGACTTCATCACCGCCGATGCACTCAACGACCTGAACGGCAATGCACGCTTCAGCATCGGCGTGGCCCAGTCGCAGCAGAAGAAGTATCCCGACGCGATCCGCTCGTTCAAGGCCGCTGAAGACAAGGGCTATACCGGGCAGACGCTGTGGTACCAGCGCGCAGAGGTCTACGCCGCACTCGGCCACCCGAAGGAGGCGTTCGATGCCTACGGAACCGCACTCACCACGGGCGGCTCGGACGTCAACGACAACGAGGGCGCCAAGCAGCTCACGGAGCAGATCCACCTGCGCCGCGCCGAGATGGGCATGTCCATCCAGAAGTATGACGATGCGGTGAAGGACTACGAAGCCGCGCTCAAGACATCGCCGCAGAGCTCGCGTGCACGGGTCGGCCTGGCCATGGCGCTGACGGGCAAGGGCGAATCGGCCAAGGCCAAGGAGCAGATGGATGCGCTGATCGCCAAGACCCCGAGCGGACCAGCGTTCTACGCACGTGCCATGGCGCAATATGGCTTGAAGAACATTGCGGAAGCGCTCAAGGATCTGGATCAGGCCACGCAGGCAGATCCGGCCAACGCGCAGCGTTACGCCATGGCCAAGGCGCAGATCAGCAGCGCCTCCGCGCCCAAGCAGTGA
- the pncB gene encoding nicotinate phosphoribosyltransferase, with protein MHNPDKPVITSLLDTDLYKFTMWQALLHRHPQVQVEYRFVCRNKPAYPLTELLDELNAELDSLCSLRFAPDELDYIGSLRFMKSDFIDFLRIFQFQRSFIQAHAEGETLHIVASGPQVHVMAFEIFVLAIVNELYFRRADQQAAIAEGRRRLAEKITHVQALAREAKRRHPFEMFDFGVRRRFSGEWQREVVQTFAEQTPEWFKGTSNVLLARDLNLVPIGTMAHEYLQTYQALGVRLRDFQKMALEEWVQEYRGDLGIALTDTVGMDAFLADFDLYFAKLFDGLRHDSGDPYAWGEKALAHYQRLRIDANTKRFVFSDGLNVDSALALYHHFGDRVQLGFGIGTQLTNDMGLTQLNIVMKITRANGQPVAKLSDSPGKTMCDDETFLAYLRQVFSVAEPQ; from the coding sequence ATGCATAACCCCGACAAGCCCGTCATCACCAGCCTGCTGGACACCGACCTGTACAAGTTCACCATGTGGCAGGCGCTGCTGCATCGCCATCCGCAGGTGCAGGTCGAATACCGATTCGTGTGCCGCAACAAGCCGGCCTATCCGCTCACCGAGCTGCTGGATGAGCTCAACGCGGAACTCGATTCGCTGTGCAGCCTGCGGTTCGCTCCCGACGAGCTCGACTACATCGGCTCGCTGCGCTTCATGAAGAGCGACTTCATCGACTTCCTGCGCATCTTCCAGTTCCAGCGCTCCTTCATCCAGGCGCATGCCGAAGGTGAAACGCTGCACATCGTCGCCAGCGGCCCGCAGGTGCACGTGATGGCGTTCGAGATCTTCGTGCTGGCCATCGTCAACGAACTGTATTTCCGCCGCGCCGACCAGCAGGCCGCCATCGCGGAAGGACGCCGGCGCCTGGCCGAGAAGATCACCCATGTGCAGGCGCTCGCACGCGAGGCGAAGCGGCGCCATCCGTTCGAGATGTTCGACTTCGGCGTGCGCCGGCGCTTCAGCGGCGAATGGCAGCGTGAAGTGGTGCAGACCTTCGCGGAGCAGACACCCGAGTGGTTCAAGGGAACGAGCAATGTGCTTCTGGCGCGCGATCTCAACCTGGTTCCGATCGGCACCATGGCGCACGAGTACCTTCAGACCTACCAGGCGCTGGGTGTGCGGCTGCGTGACTTCCAGAAAATGGCGCTCGAGGAATGGGTGCAGGAGTACCGCGGCGACCTCGGGATCGCGCTCACCGACACCGTCGGCATGGACGCTTTCCTTGCAGACTTCGACCTGTATTTCGCCAAGCTCTTCGATGGCCTGCGCCATGACTCGGGAGACCCCTACGCATGGGGAGAAAAGGCGCTTGCGCACTACCAGCGTCTGCGTATCGATGCCAACACCAAGCGCTTCGTGTTCTCCGACGGGCTGAACGTGGACAGCGCGCTTGCGCTCTACCATCACTTCGGCGACCGCGTGCAGCTGGGCTTCGGCATCGGCACGCAGCTCACCAACGACATGGGCCTCACGCAGCTGAACATCGTCATGAAGATCACGCGCGCCAATGGCCAGCCGGTCGCCAAGCTCTCGGACAGCCCGGGCAAGACCATGTGCGATGACGAGACCTTCCTTGCCTACCTGCGCCAGGTCTTCAGCGTGGCCGAACCTCAATGA
- a CDS encoding NAD+ synthase, producing MLRITLAQLNLTVGDIEGNVERMIAAARQAALDKSDMIVFTELALCAYYPGDMLDDKHFLNRIEEGLATLKRASTTLPRLHWVIGAPTRRDGPGKHLHNSLVVLKDGEVRLQYDKQLLPTYNIFDEHRHFEPGPDVAKVLRIGQTQVGFLICEDGWNDKGGDYATNPFMRMADAAPEVVVSINASPSNVGKREQRHQVFADAARRHNLTILYVNQVGGHDQIVYDGASFAVEPERGVVFEAQRFAEDIRTLQLVDGRFGLNGHETLASVPKEGLPTMSFYREQIVLGLRDYARRCGFSKVLVGSSGGIDSALTLALATEAMGAENVVAITMPSHFSSAGSVDDSRALCDNLGIRLYTHPIADLVQQYSAQFLAAFEQPLKGLPLENLQARIRGTILMEYSNAFGNLLLTTGNKSELSVGYCTLYGDTNGGLGLIGDLYKTEVFALSQHINDHAGREIIPQAIIEKEPSAELAPGQRDADSLPPYPVLDEILKMLIEGEGLSAGEYDRARQFMQRQQASKKGRELIQRVRLMVARSEYKRRQAPPIIRVRARAFGSGRQMPIAARYI from the coding sequence ATGCTCCGCATCACACTCGCACAGTTGAATCTCACCGTCGGCGACATCGAGGGCAACGTCGAAAGAATGATCGCCGCAGCGCGTCAGGCCGCGCTGGACAAATCGGACATGATCGTGTTCACCGAGCTCGCACTGTGCGCCTATTACCCGGGCGACATGCTGGACGACAAGCACTTTCTCAATCGCATCGAAGAAGGGCTCGCCACACTCAAGCGCGCATCGACCACGCTGCCCAGGCTGCACTGGGTGATCGGCGCCCCCACGCGGCGCGACGGCCCCGGCAAGCATCTGCACAACAGCCTGGTCGTGCTCAAGGACGGAGAGGTGCGTCTCCAGTACGACAAGCAGCTTCTGCCCACCTACAACATCTTCGACGAACATCGCCATTTCGAGCCCGGCCCCGACGTGGCCAAGGTGCTGCGCATCGGCCAGACCCAGGTCGGCTTCCTGATCTGCGAGGATGGCTGGAACGACAAAGGCGGCGACTACGCCACCAATCCCTTCATGCGCATGGCCGATGCGGCGCCCGAAGTGGTGGTGAGCATCAATGCGAGCCCCAGCAATGTCGGCAAGCGCGAGCAGCGGCACCAGGTGTTTGCCGATGCAGCCCGCAGGCACAACCTCACGATCCTGTATGTGAACCAGGTCGGCGGCCATGACCAGATCGTCTACGACGGCGCGTCCTTCGCCGTCGAACCCGAGCGCGGCGTGGTGTTCGAGGCGCAGCGCTTCGCGGAGGACATCCGCACACTGCAGCTCGTCGATGGGCGTTTCGGGCTGAACGGGCATGAAACGCTCGCCTCCGTACCCAAGGAGGGCCTGCCCACCATGTCGTTCTACCGCGAGCAGATCGTGCTGGGCCTGCGCGACTATGCCCGGCGCTGCGGCTTCAGCAAGGTGCTGGTGGGCAGCTCGGGCGGCATCGACAGCGCGCTCACGCTGGCCCTCGCCACCGAGGCCATGGGCGCAGAGAACGTGGTCGCCATCACCATGCCCTCGCACTTCTCCAGCGCAGGCTCGGTGGATGACTCCAGGGCCCTGTGCGACAACCTGGGCATCAGGCTGTACACCCACCCCATTGCCGATCTCGTGCAGCAGTATTCGGCGCAATTTCTCGCGGCCTTCGAACAACCGCTGAAAGGCCTGCCGCTGGAGAACCTGCAGGCGCGCATCCGCGGCACGATCCTGATGGAGTACTCGAACGCATTCGGCAACCTGCTGCTCACCACCGGCAACAAGTCGGAACTGTCGGTAGGCTACTGCACGCTCTATGGCGACACCAACGGCGGCCTCGGCCTGATCGGCGACCTGTACAAGACGGAAGTGTTCGCCCTTTCGCAGCACATCAACGACCATGCGGGACGCGAGATCATTCCGCAGGCGATCATCGAGAAGGAGCCCTCCGCCGAGCTGGCCCCCGGCCAGCGAGACGCCGACAGCCTGCCACCCTACCCCGTCCTCGACGAGATCCTCAAGATGCTCATCGAAGGCGAAGGCCTGTCGGCCGGCGAATACGACCGAGCACGCCAGTTCATGCAGCGCCAGCAGGCCAGCAAGAAGGGGCGCGAACTCATCCAGCGCGTGCGCCTGATGGTCGCGCGCAGCGAATACAAGCGCCGCCAGGCACCACCGATCATCCGCGTGCGCGCGAGGGCGTTCGGCTCCGGCCGGCAGATGCCGATCGCGGCACGCTACATTTGA